From the Oleiphilus messinensis genome, one window contains:
- a CDS encoding response regulator, whose translation MTSVPKPHPCGGEQALFPRWHVLLNLACVVVALVLLFTPFRVMEASQTVSEDAFHSGTFDSKRLEYARTDAPDSDAQGALGLVLNECQPDAPVLDLRQAVWGQGEIFSLAGKWSFYWQALLTGREIDAKPPVTYQVPGIWNSAEAERAAYTRVGYGTLHRCIIVPSDITSLYLAVPDTPSAFRLYVNGLLEASVGRVGRDFESEVPRFLPKVVQLRPIDGVLNLHLQISNHHFIEGGLWRSPELTDGSGIFFLQDWPLLLNVFVFAVLFTIGLYHLAIFAMRSQEKAAAYFGMLCLIICLRTLLVDQRLLHQADWISWDVLQLLEFLCFYVTVPFFAGFIRSLFPSAVSAKLLPATTLIAAVFCFVALFSPVRFFALFAVPYQIVVLIVVVYCLLCSVQIVRQQLPGGGLFATSHVLFSAAIIHDVLLHNLLISGQPVITLGWLAFVIFQSIVLNRRYVKSLSMVEDMSDLLQKRNAELESMSAFKDEFLATTSHELRMPLHSIDGLAKILLKDPALVPLHQQRHNVELISATATRLGNLVNDILDFASIKHGSLDLQQEVVELRSLIVAVIDNVEPLIGTKDIVLTTDVDDSVKFVFADANRVQQILFNLLGNAIKFTEEGFILLKSRRKGVAVEIEVIDTGVGITPDKMDIIFEPFEKLSQNQATAYQGTGLGLSISRKLVEMQGGEMILESRADIGTTVRFTLPAAEPQVPSSEGGTGVIGAENTEIESADSPYLNEESSSRGANHAIKVPTGEVMMRSGSDSREARMEPDGAFSRYGGTKFGTSANASSRLLSPKSEEFALIFFVDDEELNRHLLQKQLQQAGYATEAFAGGGAMLQRLKCKVPDLVVLDLMMPNLNGFEVCAHIREQFDAYELPVIMLTARHQSADIVRALSQGANDYLTKPYHQQELVARIQSLLSVRNLWKAREENQRLNEEINRRIDAESALRQSNERLLQVLNQAEQAMALLDRDLELLYFNWAFRDWFGIPNKILPDPEQILGQVVINALNGLLETTDQETCEFAVCFSSAERDTGRTLSEVFPIETDTDRRQPCEAILIAKSCQQEDEIYIALEIHHKRSAYREAWLSDGLFGTETEEPEPLQVISTLSTELNESRGRLDALETALHAVTRLLSQQQSKQAVELLQGKTQNRTQPVTPSGVERREALVELLRISLNYWERYTTKSKTALAEESKCWRVYVDGGTVKTRTFDKYLSPKTLPAHPRWRSVVRTANFVLAQCELEAPDQAIINHQIALIEKLYA comes from the coding sequence GTGACCTCGGTCCCTAAACCGCACCCTTGTGGTGGTGAACAAGCACTGTTCCCCCGGTGGCATGTATTGCTCAACTTGGCCTGTGTCGTTGTCGCACTTGTGCTATTGTTTACACCTTTTCGAGTTATGGAGGCTTCCCAAACCGTTTCGGAAGACGCTTTCCATTCCGGAACCTTCGATTCTAAACGTTTGGAATATGCCCGCACCGACGCTCCTGATTCAGACGCCCAAGGTGCGCTGGGCCTTGTTTTGAATGAATGCCAGCCGGATGCCCCGGTGCTTGATCTCCGGCAAGCGGTGTGGGGGCAGGGGGAAATTTTTTCGTTGGCCGGTAAATGGTCATTTTATTGGCAGGCATTGCTCACCGGTCGGGAGATCGATGCCAAACCCCCGGTAACCTACCAGGTTCCGGGGATCTGGAATTCGGCGGAGGCTGAGCGTGCGGCTTACACACGCGTCGGCTATGGCACTTTGCACCGATGTATCATCGTTCCTTCCGATATCACCAGCCTATACCTTGCTGTGCCGGATACGCCAAGTGCGTTTAGGCTTTATGTCAACGGTTTACTGGAAGCTTCTGTGGGGCGGGTTGGTCGTGACTTCGAGTCCGAGGTCCCCCGTTTTTTACCCAAGGTGGTTCAGCTGAGACCAATCGACGGGGTGCTGAATCTACATTTGCAGATCAGTAATCACCACTTTATCGAAGGTGGGCTCTGGCGCAGTCCTGAATTGACCGATGGTTCGGGCATCTTCTTTTTGCAGGACTGGCCGCTGTTATTGAACGTGTTTGTCTTTGCCGTCTTGTTCACCATTGGCCTGTATCACCTTGCGATTTTTGCCATGCGTTCCCAGGAGAAAGCCGCAGCCTACTTCGGTATGCTTTGTCTGATCATCTGCCTGCGAACCTTATTAGTGGATCAGCGCTTGCTCCATCAGGCGGACTGGATTAGTTGGGATGTGCTGCAGCTACTGGAGTTTCTCTGCTTTTATGTCACCGTACCTTTTTTCGCAGGGTTTATCCGTAGCCTGTTCCCGTCTGCCGTGTCGGCAAAGTTACTGCCCGCTACAACCTTGATCGCAGCGGTGTTTTGTTTTGTCGCCTTGTTTAGCCCGGTTCGCTTTTTTGCATTGTTCGCCGTTCCCTATCAGATTGTGGTTTTAATCGTGGTGGTCTACTGCCTGCTGTGTAGCGTTCAGATCGTGCGGCAGCAATTACCCGGTGGCGGCCTTTTTGCCACCAGTCATGTGCTGTTCTCCGCCGCGATTATCCACGACGTGCTGCTACACAATCTGTTAATCTCCGGTCAGCCCGTGATTACTCTGGGGTGGCTGGCTTTTGTGATATTCCAGTCTATTGTCCTGAATCGGCGCTATGTGAAAAGCCTTTCGATGGTTGAAGATATGTCAGATCTCCTGCAAAAGCGCAATGCCGAGCTGGAAAGCATGAGTGCCTTTAAAGATGAGTTTCTGGCGACGACTTCCCATGAACTTAGAATGCCATTGCACAGTATTGATGGTCTGGCCAAAATTCTGCTTAAAGATCCGGCACTGGTGCCGCTGCATCAACAACGACACAATGTCGAGCTGATTTCGGCTACGGCCACCCGTCTGGGAAATCTGGTGAACGACATCCTGGATTTTGCCTCAATCAAACACGGTAGTCTGGATCTGCAACAGGAAGTGGTTGAACTGCGGAGTCTAATCGTCGCAGTCATCGACAATGTCGAGCCGTTGATCGGCACCAAGGATATTGTGCTGACCACAGATGTGGATGACAGTGTTAAATTTGTCTTTGCGGATGCGAACCGTGTACAGCAAATATTATTTAACCTGTTGGGTAATGCCATCAAGTTCACCGAGGAAGGTTTTATCCTGCTTAAATCCAGGCGAAAAGGCGTGGCGGTTGAAATCGAAGTGATTGATACCGGAGTGGGAATAACGCCGGACAAGATGGATATTATTTTTGAACCGTTCGAAAAACTCTCCCAAAATCAGGCTACGGCCTACCAAGGGACCGGGTTAGGGCTGTCAATCAGTCGTAAGCTGGTGGAAATGCAGGGGGGGGAGATGATTCTGGAAAGTCGGGCGGATATTGGTACAACTGTCCGGTTTACATTGCCTGCGGCTGAGCCGCAAGTGCCTTCATCAGAGGGGGGAACCGGCGTGATCGGAGCAGAAAATACTGAAATAGAGTCCGCCGATTCGCCTTACCTCAATGAGGAAAGCAGTTCCCGTGGTGCAAATCACGCAATCAAGGTGCCGACAGGTGAAGTGATGATGCGCTCGGGATCTGATTCACGTGAGGCGCGAATGGAACCCGATGGGGCATTTTCTCGGTATGGCGGGACGAAGTTTGGCACCTCGGCGAATGCATCTTCGAGACTGTTGTCCCCGAAATCCGAAGAATTTGCGCTGATTTTTTTTGTGGATGATGAAGAGTTGAACCGGCATTTGCTGCAAAAGCAATTGCAACAGGCTGGCTACGCAACAGAAGCCTTTGCGGGTGGTGGCGCAATGTTGCAGCGTCTTAAGTGCAAAGTACCGGATTTGGTTGTACTGGATTTGATGATGCCAAATCTCAATGGCTTTGAGGTCTGTGCACACATTCGGGAACAGTTCGACGCTTATGAATTGCCGGTGATCATGTTGACCGCTCGACACCAGTCTGCCGATATTGTCAGAGCGCTGTCACAGGGGGCCAATGACTATCTGACCAAACCATATCATCAGCAGGAGTTGGTGGCGCGGATTCAATCGTTGCTGAGTGTTCGCAATCTTTGGAAGGCCCGTGAGGAGAATCAGCGGCTAAACGAAGAAATTAATCGCCGGATTGATGCAGAAAGTGCATTACGGCAGAGCAATGAACGTTTGCTACAGGTATTGAATCAGGCGGAGCAGGCGATGGCGCTGCTGGATCGGGATCTGGAATTGCTCTACTTCAATTGGGCATTTCGTGACTGGTTTGGAATTCCGAACAAGATCTTGCCTGATCCTGAACAGATTTTGGGGCAGGTCGTCATCAATGCATTAAATGGCTTGCTGGAAACGACTGATCAGGAAACTTGCGAATTCGCCGTCTGTTTCTCAAGCGCGGAGCGGGATACGGGGCGAACGCTCTCTGAGGTGTTCCCCATCGAGACCGACACGGATCGTCGGCAACCCTGTGAGGCGATTCTAATTGCCAAAAGCTGCCAGCAGGAAGATGAAATCTACATCGCACTGGAGATCCATCACAAACGCAGCGCCTACCGCGAGGCCTGGTTATCGGATGGTTTGTTTGGAACAGAGACTGAAGAGCCCGAACCCCTGCAAGTGATATCAACCTTGTCCACAGAGCTAAATGAGAGTCGTGGTCGATTGGATGCCCTGGAAACCGCCTTGCACGCGGTTACTCGGCTTCTATCGCAACAACAGTCGAAGCAGGCTGTTGAGTTGCTACAGGGGAAAACTCAGAACCGCACTCAACCTGTCACGCCCTCTGGTGTTGAGCGACGTGAAGCCTTGGTGGAATTATTGCGAATTTCCTTGAATTATTGGGAGCGCTATACCACCAAATCGAAAACGGCACTGGCCGAGGAAAGCAAATGCTGGCGGGTCTATGTTGACGGTGGCACCGTGAAAACCCGAACCTTTGATAAATACCTGAGTCCCAAAACCCTGCCTGCCCATCCCCGTTGGCGTTCGGTCGTTCGTACGGCAAACTTTGTACTTGCCCAGTGTGAACTGGAGGCACCGGATCAGGCGATAATTAACCATCAAATTGCTTTGATCGAAAAGTTGTACGCTTGA
- a CDS encoding flavin prenyltransferase UbiX has translation MNQFNRHTVTVAMTGASGAQYGLRLVECLLEEGHTVYFLISKAAQVVLSTETDLKMPGQAAAMEAFLTEYFASDPGQLRVFGKEDWMSPVASGSSSPSHMVICPCSTGTLSAIARGGCDNLIERAADVALKERRKLIIVPRETPYSAIHLENMLALTRMGAIVMPASPGFYHQPKSIDDLVDFIVARILDHLDVQQTLVSRWGESRLT, from the coding sequence ATGAATCAATTCAATCGACATACCGTAACGGTGGCGATGACGGGGGCGTCTGGTGCCCAGTATGGCTTGCGCTTGGTCGAGTGCTTGCTGGAAGAAGGCCATACTGTTTATTTTCTGATTTCAAAAGCCGCTCAGGTTGTGCTGTCAACAGAGACTGACCTGAAAATGCCGGGACAGGCTGCGGCGATGGAAGCGTTTTTAACTGAATATTTTGCTTCAGACCCCGGTCAGTTGCGCGTCTTTGGCAAGGAGGATTGGATGTCTCCGGTGGCATCGGGTTCGTCTTCCCCCAGTCACATGGTGATTTGTCCCTGTAGCACCGGTACGCTGTCGGCAATTGCCCGTGGCGGTTGTGATAATCTAATTGAGCGGGCCGCAGATGTGGCGCTGAAAGAGCGTCGTAAGCTGATTATTGTCCCGCGCGAAACACCCTATTCTGCGATTCATCTGGAAAACATGCTGGCCCTGACCCGCATGGGAGCCATCGTGATGCCCGCGAGTCCCGGCTTTTACCACCAGCCGAAGAGCATTGATGATCTGGTTGATTTTATTGTGGCCCGAATTTTAGATCACCTTGATGTGCAGCAGACTCTGGTATCCCGTTGGGGCGAATCCCGCCTGACATGA
- a CDS encoding 7TM diverse intracellular signaling domain-containing protein, translated as MISELRIVLLFVFGSLMLLVMPGAHGSPDDPFFPFWISERTPDPQLLGLWRVQLDAEIKTKANSEFASAKEIYHWVEHQERARFKFAGPQSHALQLQGGKSESGATSVSETEHWYFLRLGFHSEQLSASADQAELYWLLFDGASIWEIETYVYPEWSSEVSHKRPTNPDSLVWSEFRHLPLLLPYRLNHQVDVLVNVRGNGPVFPTVRLYTTSTLEGVARERVYFGGLYAGLLLGLMIWHLFLWCLHRQPVQFHALLLWAVFGGVQLFASALPIHGLAVVDALADRQRLLHYEQVLMPLAFAVAVLYSKSLFNPLVQSRWAGYGLSLLILAALVVAGLSWWVPGLATIDGYINGYMLLEPVYVLVLLLLGTIMIRYWLMPGVLFVGAWLIYLIGMWIDVLSRQGVLKDSLAVENIQPWTVLLALMLLSLALLSRMRNSAHQAVRGEPSIQSETVPIHKHDMAQLESWIEDHDGDENAAPEDNVALEDKDGQHPLRLLVIVSLEQSHAKNLSIEPPHRGVAAVKTDRWQSSVIWGGALLFQTLTSIARNGFDSIDRVIFSGYSFAALIKDLQKCEGIANFTKVPMLMEVEALDAAYIHQCRQLGISLVKPGGDIEVMHTQMLQAKAEFDVHHPLLAHPAATLRGGSEVDVEVDNELDSVAEQGREPEVLITSESAGRFVPEPSENTGGEQRISYEKVLEEEHEDLLSMSFSLPASKPESQTVPLVDWRQALEHSDGSEDTLKERLAILLNEQKDQLHILLDAFDQRDYRLAERAVRLLAKLAADVPARQLHHCAAGLTEALCLRLSGNPETGPDEDLSQDSEIEHLLFETDNAFRQLVSYVDQQQGISSLLRTWNTARNKGEAE; from the coding sequence ATGATCTCCGAACTCCGTATTGTGCTCCTGTTTGTGTTCGGCAGCTTAATGCTGCTCGTGATGCCCGGTGCGCACGGTTCGCCCGATGATCCATTTTTTCCATTTTGGATCAGTGAGCGAACGCCAGACCCGCAACTGCTCGGGCTATGGCGTGTCCAGCTCGACGCTGAAATCAAAACGAAAGCCAATTCAGAATTCGCATCAGCAAAAGAGATCTACCACTGGGTCGAACATCAGGAGCGGGCACGATTTAAATTCGCCGGACCTCAAAGCCATGCCTTACAGCTTCAAGGTGGGAAATCTGAGTCAGGGGCAACGTCCGTATCGGAGACGGAGCACTGGTATTTCCTCCGTTTGGGCTTTCATTCCGAGCAATTGTCCGCTAGCGCGGATCAGGCTGAACTTTATTGGCTACTATTTGATGGTGCCAGTATCTGGGAGATAGAGACTTATGTTTACCCGGAGTGGTCGTCAGAAGTTAGTCATAAACGACCTACAAACCCTGATTCACTGGTGTGGTCTGAATTCCGTCACCTGCCACTTTTATTACCTTATCGGCTCAACCATCAGGTTGATGTGCTTGTCAACGTTCGCGGGAATGGACCGGTTTTCCCCACAGTCAGACTCTACACCACTTCAACACTTGAAGGCGTCGCCCGTGAGCGAGTTTATTTTGGCGGCCTGTATGCCGGGCTGTTGTTGGGGCTGATGATTTGGCACCTTTTTCTCTGGTGCCTCCATCGCCAGCCTGTTCAATTTCACGCGTTGCTCTTATGGGCGGTGTTTGGTGGCGTACAGCTTTTTGCCTCAGCATTGCCTATTCATGGATTGGCTGTGGTGGATGCCCTGGCCGACCGGCAGCGTTTATTACATTACGAGCAAGTACTGATGCCGTTGGCGTTCGCCGTGGCAGTCCTCTATTCGAAGTCTTTGTTCAATCCGCTCGTCCAGTCCCGGTGGGCGGGATACGGCCTGTCTCTCCTGATCCTGGCCGCTCTGGTCGTCGCGGGGTTGTCCTGGTGGGTACCCGGTCTGGCCACTATTGATGGATATATAAACGGGTATATGCTGCTGGAGCCGGTCTATGTGCTTGTGCTGTTGCTATTGGGCACCATTATGATTCGATACTGGCTCATGCCTGGAGTGTTGTTTGTCGGTGCCTGGCTGATTTACTTAATCGGTATGTGGATCGATGTATTAAGCCGACAAGGTGTTCTCAAAGACAGTCTGGCAGTTGAGAATATTCAACCATGGACGGTGCTGTTGGCGCTAATGTTGCTCTCTCTAGCCTTACTAAGCCGAATGCGAAATAGCGCACATCAAGCCGTCCGAGGGGAACCTTCTATACAGTCTGAAACCGTACCCATTCATAAACATGACATGGCGCAATTGGAGAGTTGGATTGAAGATCACGATGGTGACGAAAATGCGGCTCCTGAAGATAACGTTGCTCTTGAAGATAAAGATGGACAACATCCACTACGGCTGCTGGTCATTGTGTCGCTGGAGCAGTCCCATGCAAAAAATCTCAGTATTGAACCACCGCATCGTGGTGTCGCAGCCGTGAAAACGGATCGTTGGCAGTCTTCCGTAATCTGGGGTGGGGCGTTGCTTTTTCAAACGCTGACGTCAATTGCCCGGAACGGTTTTGACAGTATTGATCGAGTAATATTTTCCGGGTACAGCTTTGCGGCACTCATTAAAGACCTTCAAAAATGTGAGGGTATTGCGAATTTCACCAAGGTGCCTATGCTTATGGAAGTGGAGGCATTGGATGCAGCATATATTCACCAGTGCCGGCAACTCGGGATTAGTCTCGTTAAACCTGGGGGCGATATTGAGGTAATGCATACACAGATGTTGCAGGCAAAAGCGGAATTTGATGTGCACCACCCGTTACTTGCTCATCCGGCGGCAACCCTCAGAGGCGGTTCTGAGGTGGATGTCGAGGTGGATAACGAGCTCGATTCAGTCGCTGAACAGGGTAGAGAGCCTGAGGTGTTAATAACGTCAGAATCGGCAGGGCGTTTCGTGCCTGAGCCATCAGAAAATACGGGGGGGGAGCAGCGAATCAGTTATGAAAAGGTGCTTGAAGAGGAGCACGAGGATTTACTGTCGATGTCCTTCAGTCTTCCTGCTTCTAAACCGGAGTCCCAAACTGTTCCCCTTGTAGACTGGCGTCAGGCTCTGGAGCATTCGGATGGATCTGAAGATACGCTCAAGGAGCGGCTGGCCATTTTGCTGAACGAGCAAAAGGACCAGTTACATATTCTGCTGGATGCGTTCGATCAGCGCGATTACCGGTTGGCGGAACGGGCCGTTCGGTTGTTGGCTAAACTGGCTGCAGATGTGCCAGCCCGGCAACTTCATCACTGCGCTGCAGGCTTGACGGAAGCGCTTTGTCTTCGGCTTTCGGGGAACCCTGAAACGGGGCCGGATGAAGATCTGAGCCAAGATTCGGAAATCGAGCATTTGTTGTTTGAAACCGATAATGCATTCCGCCAACTGGTGTCCTACGTCGACCAGCAACAAGGTATTTCTTCGTTGTTGCGGACCTGGAATACAGCCAGGAATAAAGGGGAGGCTGAGTGA
- a CDS encoding TRAP transporter large permease subunit, producing the protein MTVRTEALVAAQGRGLSRWVSGLPMLTILLLTLMASVGETLHSRLLEIGGATWPEYFNLRVLDHVQAPTCNATPDLESAIDKAVKQRQAEMANDPFADVFGGAIDRSEIASSIEAQAAACAAQWQNWEHIQSLDTPAVRAFATFETGLSQGVVLVTGNRRVLLGLMLLFCAAAATLRRQHIALRPVETQRDDLVATVTQLLANGILTFSALLYRQQELAQAEAGMPLAHLFMHDVWVTGFGALTLISAWQLRQTRTDLPAGGRWGRSLLSIPLYSFMCLTAAAQFAWHGFYHGIAVYLNMMAELSALFLSLGLYVWVGMLLARTHLPQKVFALIRPWELPPKWLGVVVLLLTALPTAYSGASGIFILAAGMTLYRELRRAGTSEQLALATTAISGSMGTMLRPCLLVVIVATLNNSVTTDELFAAGARVLLLTAFLYTVYVLFLGGKSTLKVASPRVAIPGMLKALLPLLPYIACFVVVIMAWEFLLGRGLDEFSAPAILPIVMLMILAMERFLLKEHDPEHEAEESAPRGFGPAVMRATDDSTALIGALLMLMALSVSMGGLIERSGLLELFPHDLGSVWLTLALLMGMLVIIGMIMDPYGAVLLVNATLAPIALENGINPLHFWVMTVLAFEMGYLTPPVALNHLLTRQVVGMPTEWESLHGTFWQRNFRYILPVLVMGTALLIVTFTPEASSWAYSFLLGAPAPM; encoded by the coding sequence ATGACAGTTCGAACTGAAGCCCTTGTTGCTGCCCAGGGAAGGGGGCTCAGTCGCTGGGTATCCGGGCTACCCATGCTAACCATCCTCCTGCTGACGTTAATGGCGTCAGTGGGTGAGACGCTACACTCGCGATTGCTTGAAATTGGTGGGGCAACCTGGCCAGAGTATTTTAACTTGCGAGTCCTTGACCATGTTCAGGCACCGACTTGTAATGCCACTCCAGACCTTGAAAGTGCAATCGACAAAGCGGTAAAACAACGCCAGGCGGAAATGGCTAATGACCCGTTCGCAGATGTGTTTGGTGGTGCCATTGATCGCTCGGAAATAGCCTCGTCCATAGAAGCGCAAGCGGCAGCCTGTGCTGCGCAATGGCAGAATTGGGAGCATATTCAATCACTGGATACACCTGCTGTTCGTGCTTTTGCAACCTTTGAGACGGGATTATCTCAAGGCGTGGTTCTGGTCACGGGTAATCGGCGAGTCCTGCTGGGGTTGATGTTGTTATTCTGTGCCGCTGCAGCGACGTTGCGCCGCCAGCATATTGCACTGAGACCGGTTGAAACCCAGCGTGATGATCTGGTTGCAACCGTTACACAGTTGCTGGCAAACGGCATTTTGACTTTTTCCGCGTTGCTTTATCGACAGCAGGAGTTAGCCCAGGCTGAAGCGGGTATGCCGCTGGCCCATCTGTTTATGCATGATGTGTGGGTGACCGGGTTTGGTGCGCTGACACTGATTTCCGCCTGGCAGTTACGACAGACCCGAACCGATTTGCCTGCAGGCGGACGCTGGGGGCGGTCTTTGTTGAGTATCCCGCTGTACAGCTTTATGTGTCTTACTGCTGCAGCTCAATTTGCCTGGCATGGTTTTTACCACGGTATTGCGGTTTATCTGAATATGATGGCGGAGCTCTCGGCGCTGTTTCTGAGCTTGGGTTTGTATGTCTGGGTGGGGATGCTGCTGGCAAGAACCCATCTACCGCAAAAAGTATTTGCCCTGATCCGGCCCTGGGAATTACCGCCGAAGTGGTTGGGGGTTGTGGTATTGCTCTTGACGGCATTGCCGACGGCCTACAGTGGTGCGTCCGGTATCTTTATACTTGCCGCGGGGATGACGCTGTACCGTGAACTGCGGCGTGCCGGGACCTCAGAGCAACTCGCATTGGCGACAACGGCCATATCCGGCTCTATGGGTACCATGCTGCGACCTTGTTTGCTGGTCGTCATTGTAGCGACATTGAATAACAGTGTGACCACTGATGAGCTGTTTGCCGCAGGAGCACGGGTTTTATTGTTGACAGCGTTCCTGTACACCGTCTATGTGCTGTTCCTGGGCGGCAAATCCACATTAAAAGTTGCATCACCCCGAGTCGCAATACCGGGTATGTTAAAGGCGCTGCTCCCGCTGCTGCCCTACATTGCCTGTTTTGTCGTTGTGATTATGGCATGGGAGTTTCTGCTCGGTCGGGGGCTGGATGAATTTTCCGCACCCGCGATTTTGCCAATTGTGATGTTGATGATACTGGCGATGGAACGTTTTCTGTTGAAAGAGCATGACCCTGAGCACGAAGCGGAAGAATCAGCGCCTCGCGGATTTGGCCCTGCCGTCATGCGGGCCACCGATGATTCCACAGCTCTGATTGGTGCGCTGCTTATGCTGATGGCGTTGTCTGTCAGCATGGGGGGATTAATAGAGCGTTCCGGATTGCTGGAACTGTTCCCCCATGATCTAGGCTCGGTTTGGTTAACGCTGGCCCTGCTGATGGGGATGCTGGTGATTATCGGCATGATTATGGACCCCTATGGTGCAGTCTTGCTCGTTAACGCCACACTGGCCCCGATTGCCTTGGAAAATGGCATTAATCCGCTGCATTTCTGGGTGATGACCGTTCTGGCCTTTGAAATGGGGTACCTGACGCCACCGGTTGCACTCAACCACTTGTTGACCCGGCAAGTGGTTGGAATGCCGACAGAATGGGAAAGTTTGCACGGTACTTTCTGGCAACGCAATTTCCGTTACATTCTGCCGGTACTGGTGATGGGGACCGCGTTGCTAATCGTGACCTTTACCCCGGAGGCATCGAGTTGGGCTTATAGTTTTTTATTGGGCGCACCGGCGCCAATGTAA
- a CDS encoding ATP-binding protein, with protein sequence MTQKLNQDDSGAALNSDDITERGLEWNRVPAAIWRARRGILRPVTRLDPVRFSDLLGVDRQVAALRHNTERFLRGLPANNVLLWGARGTGKSSLIKALLNEYVTEGLRIIEVDKNDLLDLNDIIDDIRDESHRFVIYCDDLSFDAGESQYKALKSALEGSIELPPDNVLVYATSNRRHLLPEYMSDNDNSKVVDGELHHGEAVEEKISLSDRFGLWLSFYPISQDEYLNIVDHLFPAVQERSALHRAALKFAYTKGVRSGRAAKQFYRAYSGEFN encoded by the coding sequence ATGACTCAAAAACTAAATCAAGATGACAGCGGCGCTGCGTTGAATTCTGATGACATAACAGAACGAGGCCTGGAGTGGAACCGGGTACCGGCTGCTATCTGGCGTGCCCGGCGAGGCATATTGAGGCCCGTAACCCGGTTGGATCCGGTCCGGTTTTCAGATCTTCTGGGGGTGGACCGCCAAGTGGCTGCGTTGCGGCATAATACAGAACGTTTCCTTCGCGGGTTGCCCGCTAATAATGTGTTGTTATGGGGGGCGCGGGGGACCGGAAAATCCTCACTGATTAAAGCCTTGCTCAATGAATATGTCACAGAGGGCCTGAGGATTATTGAGGTCGATAAAAACGACTTGCTCGATTTGAATGATATTATCGATGATATCCGGGATGAGAGTCATCGCTTCGTAATCTATTGTGATGACTTGTCTTTTGATGCCGGAGAGTCTCAATACAAAGCGCTGAAAAGCGCACTGGAAGGCTCCATTGAACTGCCTCCGGACAATGTGCTGGTGTACGCGACATCGAACCGACGCCATTTGCTGCCGGAATATATGAGTGATAACGACAATTCTAAAGTCGTGGATGGCGAGTTGCACCATGGCGAAGCCGTTGAAGAGAAAATCTCGCTTTCGGATCGGTTTGGATTATGGTTGTCCTTTTACCCGATTAGCCAGGACGAATACCTGAACATTGTCGATCATCTTTTTCCAGCGGTGCAAGAGCGCTCAGCACTACACCGGGCTGCATTAAAGTTTGCCTACACTAAAGGCGTTCGCAGTGGCCGGGCAGCAAAACAGTTTTATCGGGCCTATTCCGGTGAATTTAACTAA